A window of the Arenibacter algicola genome harbors these coding sequences:
- a CDS encoding sterol desaturase family protein, whose protein sequence is MDFTNPLVYGVPCFIAFILLELTYSKTHGDDHLYDWKDLAASGFMGVGSAIIAPLIKVISAIVIFEFTYELFNPITDGVRTNILGYESFGYAWYIWLLCQLADDFTYYWFHRANHEVRILWAAHIVHHSSDNFNLGTAVRNGWFTILYKPLFYMWLPAIGFPPEMVVVCLGIEALWQFQLHSVYIPKMGFIEKIFNTHTMHQVHHAQNVEYLDKNHGGFLNIFDKMFGTWKELDDDIDVKYGVIHAPNSHNPVVILTHEFKDIYKDVKNSKKLSHALMYIFGPPGWSPDGSTLTVKQQQRLFKKQKTANPEVAFSRPN, encoded by the coding sequence ATGGATTTTACCAACCCCCTGGTATACGGAGTTCCTTGTTTTATAGCTTTCATTTTATTGGAACTCACTTATAGCAAGACACATGGAGACGATCATTTATATGATTGGAAAGATCTGGCCGCAAGCGGCTTTATGGGTGTTGGCTCTGCCATTATCGCGCCTTTGATCAAGGTAATATCAGCAATTGTAATATTTGAATTTACCTATGAATTGTTCAACCCTATCACAGACGGGGTCAGAACCAACATTCTTGGATATGAATCTTTTGGATATGCGTGGTATATTTGGCTTCTTTGTCAGTTAGCGGACGATTTTACATATTACTGGTTCCATAGAGCCAATCATGAAGTACGTATTTTATGGGCCGCGCATATTGTTCATCACTCCTCGGACAATTTTAATTTAGGGACTGCCGTACGCAACGGGTGGTTCACTATTTTATACAAACCCCTCTTTTACATGTGGCTTCCCGCCATAGGATTCCCCCCAGAAATGGTCGTTGTATGCTTGGGAATCGAAGCCTTATGGCAATTTCAATTACATTCTGTCTATATCCCAAAAATGGGATTCATTGAAAAAATATTCAACACCCACACCATGCACCAAGTGCACCACGCCCAAAATGTGGAATATCTGGACAAAAATCACGGTGGTTTCTTAAATATTTTCGATAAAATGTTTGGGACCTGGAAAGAGCTGGACGATGATATTGATGTAAAGTACGGGGTTATTCACGCACCCAATTCGCATAATCCGGTAGTTATTCTTACCCATGAATTTAAGGATATCTACAAGGATGTAAAGAATTCGAAAAAACTATCCCACGCCCTGATGTATATTTTTGGCCCTCCGGGTTGGAGTCCGGACGGAAGCACCTTAACCGTAAAACAGCAACAGCGACTGTTTAAAAAGCAAAAGACTGCAAATCCAGAGGTTGCCTTTAGTAGGCCCAATTAA
- a CDS encoding DinB family protein — MKKSNLPKEAYDQFYGTYLSVLDDSELKVLLVNDKTGFTKFIENIPEEKLHTSYELGKWTIAEVILHIIDAERVFQYRALRFLRNDKTPLPGFDQDLFVKHSNASTRDKESLIAEFKAVREASITLFHNLDHEDLARSGIASNIEWTVGTLGFVICGHLKHHQQIITYKYLQA; from the coding sequence ATGAAAAAATCCAATTTACCCAAAGAAGCGTACGATCAGTTTTATGGAACTTATTTATCCGTATTGGACGATAGCGAATTAAAGGTCTTATTGGTCAATGATAAAACTGGGTTTACCAAGTTTATTGAAAATATTCCAGAAGAAAAATTACATACTTCCTACGAACTAGGCAAGTGGACAATAGCGGAAGTAATTTTGCATATTATCGATGCTGAGCGCGTCTTTCAATATAGGGCCCTGCGGTTTTTACGAAATGACAAAACACCTTTGCCGGGTTTTGACCAGGACTTGTTTGTTAAACATTCCAATGCCAGTACCAGGGACAAGGAAAGTCTAATTGCAGAATTTAAAGCGGTAAGGGAGGCATCCATCACCCTTTTCCATAATTTGGACCATGAAGATCTTGCCCGTAGTGGAATAGCCAGTAATATTGAATGGACCGTGGGAACTCTGGGGTTTGTAATCTGTGGTCATCTAAAACACCATCAACAGATTATTACCTATAAATATCTGCAGGCTTAA
- a CDS encoding proline dehydrogenase family protein, with protein MKEIFEDTATAFALKTDSELERAYFLFKLIANEPLVKIGTAVTNFAIKAHLPVEKLIRASVFDHFCGGVNEEECMVVADKMFEKGVSTILDYSVEGQEVENQLDSCYEKALKTLDFVKENSAIPFIVFKPTGFGRFKLYQKITEGHSLNKDEKEEWQRVVNRYDKVCKKAHDLEVSILIDGEESWMQGAADELAETMMRKYNQKKAIVFNTLQTYRWDRLDYIKRLHKDALENNYFIGMKVVRGAYMEKENDRAEEKGYPSPICESKKATDENFDNVVAYMVKNLDTMSLFAGTHNEISSYRLMEQMEASNIEHNDPRIWFGQLYGMSDHISFNLAKEGYNVAKYLPFGPVKDVMPYLIRRAEENTSVAGQTSRELTLLKKERKRRKI; from the coding sequence ATGAAGGAAATTTTTGAGGATACGGCAACCGCATTTGCACTTAAAACCGACTCAGAATTAGAAAGGGCATATTTTTTATTCAAACTTATAGCCAACGAGCCCCTGGTTAAAATTGGCACTGCCGTAACCAACTTTGCCATAAAAGCGCACCTACCTGTGGAAAAACTTATCCGGGCCAGTGTTTTTGATCATTTCTGTGGCGGGGTAAACGAAGAAGAGTGTATGGTGGTGGCCGACAAAATGTTCGAAAAGGGGGTAAGCACTATTTTGGATTATTCCGTGGAAGGACAGGAAGTTGAGAATCAGCTGGACTCCTGCTACGAAAAAGCCTTGAAAACCTTAGATTTTGTTAAAGAAAATTCAGCTATACCTTTCATAGTCTTCAAACCAACCGGTTTTGGACGTTTTAAACTTTATCAAAAGATAACGGAAGGCCACAGCCTTAACAAAGATGAAAAAGAAGAATGGCAACGCGTTGTAAATAGGTATGACAAGGTCTGTAAAAAAGCCCATGATCTGGAAGTTTCTATTTTGATAGACGGGGAGGAAAGCTGGATGCAAGGAGCAGCAGATGAACTGGCGGAAACAATGATGCGGAAATACAACCAAAAGAAGGCTATTGTTTTCAACACCCTACAAACCTATAGGTGGGACCGCCTTGATTATATAAAAAGACTTCATAAGGATGCCCTAGAAAACAATTATTTTATAGGGATGAAAGTAGTCCGTGGGGCCTATATGGAAAAAGAAAATGACAGGGCCGAGGAAAAAGGTTATCCATCCCCGATCTGTGAATCCAAAAAAGCAACCGATGAAAATTTTGATAATGTGGTAGCCTATATGGTGAAAAATTTGGACACCATGTCCCTTTTCGCGGGAACCCATAACGAGATAAGTAGCTACCGGTTGATGGAACAAATGGAGGCCAGTAATATTGAACACAACGACCCTAGAATTTGGTTTGGACAACTATATGGAATGAGTGACCATATATCCTTCAATCTAGCGAAAGAAGGATATAATGTAGCCAAATACCTGCCTTTTGGACCGGTGAAGGACGTAATGCCCTATTTAATACGACGGGCGGAGGAAAATACCTCGGTAGCGGGCCAAACCAGCCGGGAACTCACCTTATTGAAAAAAGAACGGAAGCGAAGAAAAATCTAA
- a CDS encoding M14 family metallopeptidase, translating to MPLNYNDIKEVTIKGRYVTHKDIDPFLNNVAKDFTIQTEGLSVEELAIKSIVLGKGELKILMWSQMHGNESTTTKAVLDLINYLKLDSDLATTILKNCTLKIVPILNPDGAMAYTRVNANGVDLNRDAQDRTQPESIVLRRIYEDFKPNYCFNLHDQRTIFNVGNTPKPATVSFLAPAHDPERSISKTRGISMQLIVAMNQELQKFIPGQVGRYDDGFNSNCVGDTFQMLNIPTILFESGHFPGDYDREVTRKYIFTAMLKAIEVISKGTIDQYNRDSYFDIPDNNKLFFDVLIKNIHILEPKHEQGSSAAIQFVETLVNGKIEFIGKLEEIGNLQGKFGHKTYNCLYAKDLKELKNNPDLADLLRNTGIFFQKI from the coding sequence ATGCCGTTAAATTATAATGATATAAAGGAAGTAACGATAAAAGGCAGATACGTTACCCATAAGGACATTGACCCATTTCTAAATAATGTAGCCAAAGATTTTACAATCCAAACCGAGGGATTATCGGTGGAAGAACTGGCTATAAAAAGTATTGTTCTAGGTAAGGGGGAACTGAAAATTTTGATGTGGTCCCAAATGCACGGAAACGAATCCACTACTACAAAAGCTGTTTTGGATCTAATAAATTATTTAAAATTGGATTCAGATCTAGCCACTACCATTTTAAAAAACTGTACCCTTAAAATTGTTCCCATATTAAATCCGGATGGTGCCATGGCCTACACTAGGGTCAATGCCAACGGAGTGGATTTAAACCGGGATGCCCAGGATAGAACCCAGCCGGAAAGTATAGTGTTAAGAAGAATATATGAGGATTTTAAACCCAACTATTGTTTTAACCTACACGACCAACGCACTATTTTTAATGTAGGAAATACTCCGAAACCCGCAACGGTTTCTTTTTTGGCACCTGCCCATGACCCCGAACGCAGTATTTCCAAAACTAGGGGGATTAGCATGCAATTGATTGTAGCCATGAACCAAGAACTGCAAAAGTTTATTCCCGGTCAAGTGGGAAGATATGATGATGGGTTTAATAGTAATTGTGTTGGCGATACATTTCAAATGTTGAATATTCCTACCATATTATTTGAGTCGGGTCATTTTCCTGGAGATTACGACAGGGAAGTAACAAGGAAATATATTTTTACTGCCATGCTCAAGGCCATTGAGGTAATTTCAAAGGGAACCATTGACCAATATAATAGGGATTCCTATTTTGATATTCCTGACAACAACAAGTTATTTTTTGATGTTCTAATAAAGAATATCCACATTCTTGAACCCAAGCATGAGCAGGGCAGTAGTGCTGCTATCCAATTTGTAGAAACTTTAGTAAATGGGAAGATTGAATTCATAGGTAAATTGGAAGAAATAGGGAATTTACAAGGCAAATTTGGCCATAAAACGTATAATTGCTTATATGCTAAGGACTTAAAGGAACTTAAAAACAATCCCGACCTGGCGGACCTACTCCGCAATACTGGAATATTTTTTCAAAAAATCTAA
- the aroB gene encoding 3-dehydroquinate synthase, protein MNSITTPSYSVHFNEKAYVALNNHLAKSNYSKIFILVDENTHNCCLPIFMSKIEGEYDFEIIEIEEGEINKNIATCTQVWEVLSELDADRKSAMINLGGGVVTDLGGFVASCFKRGIEFINVPTTLLSMVDASVGGKTGVDLGPLKNQVGVINQPQIVVVDTDFLNTLDQRQLNSGFAEMLKHGLISDAAYWETLKGLAGFDNLDEYILRSVAIKNEVVQQDPTEQHLRKILNYGHTLGHAVESYFLESKEHELLLHGEAIAVGMILEGYLSYKLTGLGKSALEDIKATFLGRYKKVEFETKDIDTILTLLKFDKKNSHGNINFVLLKKIGEPVIDIKVTPDLLEEAFVYYAE, encoded by the coding sequence ATGAATTCTATTACGACACCCTCCTACTCTGTTCATTTTAATGAAAAGGCCTATGTAGCCCTCAATAATCATTTGGCAAAATCCAATTATTCCAAAATATTTATTTTGGTAGATGAAAATACCCATAATTGCTGTCTGCCAATTTTTATGTCGAAAATTGAAGGGGAATATGATTTTGAGATTATTGAAATAGAAGAGGGAGAAATCAATAAAAACATAGCCACCTGTACACAGGTCTGGGAAGTTTTGTCCGAATTGGATGCGGACCGAAAAAGTGCAATGATAAACCTTGGTGGCGGTGTAGTTACAGATCTTGGAGGCTTTGTGGCTTCCTGTTTTAAACGGGGTATAGAATTTATAAATGTACCCACTACCCTCTTGTCTATGGTGGATGCCTCCGTTGGGGGAAAAACCGGTGTGGATCTTGGTCCCTTAAAGAATCAGGTAGGGGTTATTAATCAACCCCAAATAGTGGTGGTGGATACCGACTTTCTGAATACTTTGGATCAAAGACAATTGAACAGTGGTTTTGCCGAAATGCTTAAGCATGGTCTTATTAGCGATGCCGCCTATTGGGAAACCTTAAAAGGCCTTGCTGGTTTTGATAATTTGGATGAATATATCCTTAGATCGGTGGCCATAAAAAATGAAGTGGTACAACAGGACCCCACGGAACAGCATCTAAGAAAGATCCTGAATTACGGACATACCTTGGGACACGCCGTAGAATCCTATTTCTTGGAAAGCAAAGAACACGAGCTACTATTGCATGGCGAAGCCATTGCCGTTGGAATGATACTGGAAGGTTATCTATCCTATAAGCTGACAGGGCTTGGAAAGAGTGCTTTGGAGGATATTAAGGCCACCTTTCTTGGGAGGTACAAAAAGGTAGAATTTGAAACAAAGGATATCGACACCATTCTTACCTTATTGAAATTTGATAAGAAAAACTCTCATGGTAATATCAATTTTGTTTTATTAAAAAAAATAGGTGAACCGGTGATAGACATAAAAGTAACCCCGGATTTATTGGAAGAAGCTTTTGTTTACTACGCGGAATAA
- a CDS encoding DNA gyrase/topoisomerase IV subunit A, producing the protein MEENEELNEVPKENQEETHDTLTKVTGMYKDWFLDYASYVILERAVPAIEDGFKPVQRRIMHALKELDDGRYNKVANVVGHTMQYHPHGDASIADAMVQIGQKDLLIDTQGNWGNILTGDSAAASRYIEARLTKFALEVVFSPKITEWQLSYDGRKKEPVNLPVKFPLLLAQGAEGIAVGLSTKVLPHNFIELIDASIKHLKGQKFTIYPDFPTSGIIDISNYNDGLRGGKIRVRAKIQQIDKNTLVIREIPYGTNTSSLIDSILKANDKGKIKIKKIEDNTAAEVEILVHLPPGLSPDKTIDALYAFTSCESSISPLGCIIEDNKPLFIGVTEMLQRSTDYTVELLKAELEIQLGELEEQWHFASLERIFIENRIYRDIEEEETWEGVIAAIDKGLAPHTTHLKRKVTEDDIVRLTEIRIKRISKFDLDKAQQYLDSLEERIAEVKHHLAHLIEFAINYFKSLKEKYGKGRERKSEIRIFDDIEATKVVIRNTKLYVNREEGFVGTSLKRDEYVTDCSDIDDIIVFTKEGKMMIAKVDSKIFVGKNIIHVAVFKKKDKRTIYNMIYKDGKGGASYIKRFNVTGITRDKPYDLTTGKPQSEVLYFSANPNGEAEVITVLLRQVGSVKKLKWDIDFADVLIKGRASKGNIVTKYSVKRIELKEKGVSTLKPRKIWFDEIVRRLNVDGRGELLGEFKGDDMLLVVTQKGVAKTFIPNLSTHFDEDMVVLEKWNPNKPLSAIYYEGEKDRYYVKRFMIENENKEELFISEHPKSFLELVSTDWRPVVEIEFTKPRGKDAKPNQIIDLEDFISVKGIKALGNQLTSDKVKNINALEPLPFEEPKENETSEIEVVDEENIVVKEDQKTDSPKTGTSPQEPKKEKKPEKGDDESQTTLF; encoded by the coding sequence TGAAGAACTGAACGAAGTACCTAAAGAAAATCAAGAAGAAACCCACGATACCCTTACCAAGGTTACTGGGATGTACAAGGACTGGTTTTTAGATTACGCTTCCTATGTTATTTTGGAGCGTGCAGTACCCGCAATAGAGGACGGATTCAAACCTGTTCAGCGAAGGATCATGCACGCATTAAAGGAATTGGATGACGGGCGATATAACAAAGTAGCCAATGTTGTAGGACATACCATGCAGTACCACCCTCACGGCGATGCGAGTATTGCGGACGCCATGGTGCAAATTGGACAAAAAGACCTCTTGATCGACACTCAGGGTAACTGGGGAAACATATTAACGGGCGATAGTGCTGCCGCATCCCGTTATATTGAGGCCAGATTGACAAAGTTTGCCCTTGAAGTGGTATTTAGCCCAAAGATTACCGAATGGCAACTTTCCTATGACGGAAGAAAAAAAGAACCTGTAAATCTTCCTGTCAAATTTCCGCTTTTACTAGCGCAGGGAGCAGAAGGCATCGCGGTGGGACTTTCCACAAAGGTATTGCCCCATAATTTTATTGAACTTATCGACGCCTCCATAAAACATCTTAAAGGGCAAAAATTCACAATTTACCCGGACTTTCCCACTTCCGGTATCATTGATATAAGCAATTACAATGACGGCTTGAGAGGGGGTAAGATCAGGGTTAGGGCCAAGATACAGCAAATAGACAAGAATACATTGGTAATCAGGGAGATACCCTATGGCACCAACACCTCTTCTTTAATAGATTCCATCCTAAAAGCGAATGACAAGGGGAAGATAAAAATCAAAAAAATAGAGGACAATACCGCAGCGGAAGTGGAAATTTTGGTACATCTGCCGCCAGGACTGTCGCCCGACAAAACCATAGATGCCCTTTACGCCTTTACCTCCTGCGAATCATCCATTTCCCCATTGGGCTGTATCATAGAGGACAATAAACCCCTATTTATAGGCGTCACCGAAATGCTACAACGTTCCACAGATTACACCGTGGAACTTCTAAAGGCCGAATTGGAAATACAACTGGGAGAACTGGAGGAACAATGGCATTTTGCCTCCCTTGAGCGCATCTTTATAGAAAATAGAATTTATCGGGACATTGAAGAGGAGGAGACCTGGGAGGGCGTTATTGCAGCCATAGACAAAGGTCTCGCCCCACATACGACCCATTTAAAAAGAAAAGTCACCGAAGACGATATTGTTCGACTTACAGAAATTAGGATCAAAAGAATCTCTAAGTTCGATCTGGACAAGGCCCAACAATATTTAGACAGCCTTGAAGAAAGGATTGCCGAGGTAAAACACCATTTAGCCCATCTGATCGAATTTGCGATCAACTATTTCAAGTCCCTAAAGGAAAAATACGGGAAGGGAAGGGAACGAAAATCGGAAATCCGAATTTTTGACGATATCGAAGCCACCAAGGTAGTTATAAGAAATACAAAATTATACGTTAACCGTGAGGAGGGTTTTGTTGGAACCTCCCTAAAACGGGATGAATATGTAACCGATTGTAGTGATATTGATGACATAATTGTTTTCACCAAGGAAGGCAAAATGATGATTGCCAAGGTGGACTCCAAAATTTTTGTAGGCAAGAACATTATTCATGTGGCCGTATTCAAGAAAAAAGACAAGCGGACCATCTACAATATGATCTACAAAGACGGTAAGGGCGGGGCCAGCTACATTAAACGATTCAACGTCACAGGAATTACCAGGGATAAACCCTACGATCTCACTACCGGCAAGCCACAATCCGAAGTCCTTTATTTTTCAGCCAATCCAAATGGAGAGGCCGAAGTCATTACCGTTCTTTTAAGACAGGTAGGTAGTGTAAAGAAGCTGAAATGGGATATAGATTTCGCCGATGTATTGATAAAAGGTAGGGCCTCCAAAGGAAATATCGTCACCAAATACTCGGTAAAACGCATAGAGTTAAAAGAAAAAGGGGTTTCCACCCTTAAGCCAAGAAAAATATGGTTCGACGAAATAGTCAGAAGACTGAATGTAGATGGCCGAGGGGAACTCCTTGGAGAATTTAAGGGAGACGATATGCTATTGGTTGTCACCCAAAAAGGCGTAGCAAAAACTTTTATCCCCAACCTTTCCACCCATTTCGATGAAGATATGGTTGTTTTGGAAAAATGGAACCCCAACAAGCCATTATCTGCCATATATTATGAAGGGGAAAAAGACCGCTACTACGTAAAGCGTTTTATGATAGAGAATGAAAACAAGGAGGAATTGTTTATTTCGGAACACCCAAAATCATTCTTGGAACTCGTTTCTACCGATTGGCGACCTGTTGTCGAGATTGAATTTACAAAACCAAGAGGAAAGGACGCTAAACCCAATCAAATAATTGATTTAGAGGATTTTATATCAGTTAAGGGAATAAAAGCTTTAGGCAATCAACTCACCTCGGATAAGGTTAAAAATATAAATGCCCTGGAACCGCTCCCTTTTGAAGAACCCAAGGAAAACGAAACCAGTGAGATTGAAGTTGTAGACGAAGAGAACATAGTGGTTAAGGAAGACCAAAAGACGGACTCCCCAAAAACCGGCACAAGCCCGCAAGAGCCTAAGAAAGAAAAAAAACCGGAGAAAGGGGACGACGAATCACAGACAACGCTGTTTTAA
- a CDS encoding helix-turn-helix transcriptional regulator yields MNTSDFINRIDQILKFHDLSASVFADTIGVQRSSISHLLAGRNKPSLEFVLKVVASFPDVDLYWLLFGKGSFPKKAKASTDVQAESKVVVNSEVSRDAKPRNGDIDKIIIFYSDGSFKSYSEKGS; encoded by the coding sequence GTGAATACTTCTGATTTTATAAATAGAATCGATCAAATTTTGAAGTTCCATGATTTATCCGCTTCTGTGTTTGCGGATACCATAGGTGTTCAAAGATCCAGTATCTCCCATCTTTTAGCTGGCAGAAACAAACCCAGTTTGGAATTTGTACTCAAGGTTGTTGCTTCTTTTCCGGATGTTGATCTTTATTGGTTGTTGTTTGGCAAGGGGTCTTTTCCTAAGAAGGCCAAGGCCTCCACTGACGTTCAGGCAGAGTCGAAAGTGGTTGTCAACAGTGAGGTATCCCGTGACGCCAAGCCACGGAATGGGGACATAGATAAAATTATTATATTTTATTCTGACGGAAGTTTTAAATCCTATTCGGAAAAAGGAAGTTGA
- a CDS encoding Lrp/AsnC family transcriptional regulator: MGKVKLDEIDHQILDMLIDNTRTPFTDIAKKLLISAGTVHVRVKKMEEAGIIKGSSLTLDYVKLGYAFIAYVGIFLEKTHQTKFVLERLNQIPNVTVAHITTGKFNIFCKIRAKDTNHAKNIIFKIDDIDGIDRTETMISLEESINDKKRLMHTIFNEM, encoded by the coding sequence ATGGGTAAAGTAAAATTAGACGAAATAGACCACCAAATTCTGGACATGTTAATCGACAATACCAGAACACCATTTACCGATATAGCAAAAAAGCTTCTGATTTCCGCAGGAACTGTTCATGTTCGTGTAAAGAAAATGGAGGAAGCAGGCATTATCAAAGGATCATCCCTAACATTGGATTATGTTAAACTTGGATACGCCTTTATAGCCTATGTTGGTATCTTTTTGGAAAAAACGCATCAGACCAAGTTTGTGTTGGAGCGATTAAATCAAATTCCAAATGTTACTGTTGCCCATATTACTACAGGGAAATTCAATATTTTCTGTAAAATACGAGCCAAGGATACCAATCATGCCAAAAATATTATTTTTAAAATAGATGATATTGATGGTATAGATAGAACAGAGACCATGATTTCATTGGAAGAAAGCATCAACGACAAAAAACGTCTAATGCACACGATCTTCAACGAAATGTAA
- a CDS encoding DUF4258 domain-containing protein, which produces MAFLKRLGFFIFGLSIGLVFLTIFLKKKSQETGTEFCYFPNCRTLKDIRSKQISYSDAIVQLIQQKDLDSTDINGFLYNGDVDFGMSETKTKPCKTYYIEGMVKDKSAILKVKNCSEKAVIESVAF; this is translated from the coding sequence ATGGCATTTTTAAAGCGTTTGGGCTTCTTTATTTTTGGATTATCTATTGGCTTGGTTTTTTTGACGATTTTTCTAAAGAAAAAATCGCAGGAAACCGGTACCGAATTCTGCTATTTCCCAAATTGTAGGACCTTAAAGGATATCAGGTCCAAGCAAATTTCCTATTCGGACGCCATTGTTCAATTAATCCAACAAAAGGATTTGGACAGTACCGATATAAACGGTTTTTTATACAATGGTGATGTAGATTTTGGTATGAGTGAAACCAAGACCAAACCTTGCAAAACTTATTATATTGAGGGTATGGTGAAGGATAAATCGGCGATCTTGAAAGTGAAAAACTGTTCCGAAAAGGCCGTCATAGAAAGTGTTGCTTTTTAG
- a CDS encoding TerC family protein: protein MFEILSTPDAWVALITLTFLEIVLGIDNIIFISIIANKLPRKLQAKATNLGLLLAMVQRIALLFAVSFLIGLKNPFFYIESSWVYMGISGQALILFSGGLFLLYKSTSEIHEKIEMPDHDENQVSAKGITSFSSAIVQIVLIDFIFSIDSILTAVGMTNGIGNKPGDALLLMIIAVVISIIIMMVFANPIRQFISAHPSMQILALSFLILIGFMLIMEAAHLSHAKFFGNEVGAIPKGYLYFAIAFSLFVEFLNIRMQKNKEKPSGVKE from the coding sequence ATGTTTGAAATCTTATCGACTCCTGATGCATGGGTGGCTTTGATTACCCTAACTTTTTTGGAGATTGTACTAGGAATAGACAATATAATCTTCATCTCGATTATTGCCAACAAGCTGCCGCGAAAACTGCAGGCCAAAGCAACTAATCTGGGACTGCTTTTGGCTATGGTGCAAAGGATTGCATTATTGTTTGCCGTTTCCTTCTTAATTGGGCTTAAAAATCCGTTTTTCTATATAGAGAGCTCATGGGTTTATATGGGGATCAGCGGTCAGGCCTTGATCTTGTTTTCTGGGGGGCTTTTCTTGTTGTATAAAAGTACTTCCGAGATTCATGAAAAAATAGAAATGCCCGACCATGATGAGAATCAGGTTAGTGCTAAAGGGATTACCAGCTTTTCCAGTGCCATTGTACAGATTGTTCTGATCGATTTTATTTTCTCCATAGATTCAATTCTTACCGCGGTGGGTATGACCAACGGTATAGGCAACAAGCCGGGGGACGCATTATTGCTTATGATCATAGCCGTTGTTATTTCCATTATTATCATGATGGTCTTTGCCAATCCAATACGACAATTTATAAGTGCCCACCCATCTATGCAGATTCTGGCACTTTCCTTTTTGATTTTAATTGGTTTTATGTTGATTATGGAGGCAGCACATCTTAGTCATGCTAAATTCTTCGGAAATGAAGTAGGTGCAATTCCTAAAGGTTACCTTTATTTTGCCATAGCCTTCTCCTTATTTGTGGAGTTTCTTAATATTCGCATGCAAAAGAACAAGGAAAAGCCTTCGGGAGTAAAGGAATAA